One Longimicrobium sp. DNA segment encodes these proteins:
- a CDS encoding polyprenyl synthetase family protein: protein MTLRIAPIRLSHIHAPVQDRLDAVVDEIRRIVVSDFAPVDEVNHYLLKIRGKLFRPGLVLLCDQLNGEANRTAETLAALIELVHLATLVHDDAVDHSVLRRGMPTVNAMWSHQVAIIMGDYLYSRSITEITRLGEIEPIRVIAAAANAMTVGEMRQLVSHDALAFGEDDYFRLIDSKTASLMSAACEMGALTGAPQHRDALARYGTELGRAFQVADDLLDYTADPAVTGKPSGLDLREHKVTLPLIHALPRLSRAERAEAEALFRDPEPSDEAIHALVEVIAAHGGLEYAREKALESAQRAHDALEGLPAGPVLEALHDSVVYAVERRR from the coding sequence ATGACGCTGCGCATCGCCCCCATCCGGCTGTCCCACATCCACGCGCCCGTCCAGGACCGCCTGGATGCGGTGGTGGACGAGATCCGCCGCATCGTGGTGAGCGACTTCGCCCCCGTGGACGAGGTCAACCACTACCTGCTGAAGATCCGCGGCAAGCTCTTCCGCCCGGGGCTGGTGCTGCTCTGCGACCAGCTGAACGGCGAGGCCAACCGCACCGCCGAGACGCTGGCCGCCCTCATCGAGCTCGTCCATCTGGCCACGCTGGTCCACGACGACGCGGTGGACCACTCGGTGCTGCGCCGCGGGATGCCCACGGTGAACGCGATGTGGAGCCACCAGGTCGCCATCATCATGGGCGACTATCTCTACTCCCGCTCCATCACCGAGATCACCCGGCTGGGCGAGATCGAGCCGATCCGCGTGATCGCCGCGGCCGCCAACGCCATGACGGTGGGCGAGATGCGGCAGCTGGTGAGCCACGACGCGCTCGCCTTCGGCGAGGACGACTACTTCCGGCTGATCGACAGCAAGACGGCGTCGCTGATGTCGGCCGCGTGCGAGATGGGCGCGCTCACCGGCGCGCCGCAGCACCGCGACGCGCTGGCCCGCTACGGCACCGAGCTGGGGCGCGCCTTCCAGGTGGCCGACGACCTGCTGGACTACACGGCCGACCCGGCGGTCACCGGCAAGCCGAGCGGGCTGGACCTGCGCGAGCACAAGGTCACGCTCCCGCTGATCCACGCGCTGCCGCGGCTCTCGCGCGCCGAGCGCGCCGAGGCCGAGGCACTCTTCCGCGACCCCGAGCCCTCGGACGAGGCCATCCACGCGCTGGTGGAGGTGATCGCGGCGCACGGCGGGCTGGAGTACGCGCGCGAGAAGGCGCTGGAGTCGGCGCAGCGCGCACACGACGCGCTGGAGGGGCTCCCCGCGGGGCCGGTGCTGGAGGCGCTGCACGACAGCGTGGTGTACGCGGTGGAGCGCCGCAGGTAG